CGTATTGGTATACGGGCGGCGCTAGCCTCCTGCCACTGGTCTCAAATCTCACGATTTTCGGCCAGAAGGAGACAGCTATGCCCAGGTGCCTGATCATTGCAGGCCCTAATGGTGCGGGAAAAACCACATTCGCTTTGGAATATCTACCGAATGAAGCGCGCGTCATGCGCTTCATTAATGCCGACATGATCGCGTCTGGCTTATCACCCTTTGCGCCTGAAACGCAGGCTGTGAAGGCGGGCAGATTATTTTTGACTGAAGTTGAAGCGCAAATCCGGTCTCAAGAGGATTTCGCTGTTGAAACCACTTTGTCCGGTCGGGGTTATCTCAAGCTTATAGATCGGTTGAAGGCTTACGGCTGGTCTGTCGACCTGTATTACCTCGCTCTTCCAGATGTAAGCCTATCGAAAAAGCGTGTGGCTGAGCGTGTGGCGCATGGCGGCCACGACATTCCCGCCGTTGATATTGAGCGGCGCTTTCCGCGTAGTTTGCACAATCTGCTCAATGATTATAGAATGAGAGTGGATAGATGCGTCTGCCTTATGAATGGCGACGAGCGGGTCAATAAGATTTTGAGCAGGCGGGCGATGATTTTATTATCGTCAATCAAGCTCTTTACGAGCATATCAGCCGTCATGCAGGACTTAAGACATGAAGACTGTAGAGTTGACCCAATGGGCTGATGAAGGGCTGAATGCCTTGCAGCGTGCTGTTGACAAGGCCACGGACCGCAAGCGCAAGCTAGGCCAATACTGGGTTGAGTGGGATGGCGAGAAGGCCGTCGAAATCCATCCGGAAGACAGCACAAAAACTGCTGCCGAATGAGCCAGTTCGGTTTTTCGCCCTCACTTGACGACATAGAAGCACTCGCGCGCGCAGCCCTCACACGTCTGCCCGAACCGTTTGCGGGCCATCTGCAAGGCGTGGTGCTGATTGTCGAGGACTTCCCGTCCGAAGAGATGCTCGATGTTCTTGGTATTGAAGATGCCTACGAACTGACCGGGCTTTATACCGGTAATCCGGCTGGACTTGAATCGGTGACAGGCGACCTGCCGCCGATGATCCACCTGTTCCGCCGGGCTATACTCGATGAATGGGCCGATGGCGGGGTCACTCTGACTGATCTGGTCTGCCATATCCTGATCCACGAAGCGGGCCATCATTTCGGCCTCAGCGACGAGGATATGGAATGGCTGGAGGCCGAACTGAAAAAGCCCT
The window above is part of the Asticcacaulis sp. MM231 genome. Proteins encoded here:
- a CDS encoding metallopeptidase family protein, with amino-acid sequence MSQFGFSPSLDDIEALARAALTRLPEPFAGHLQGVVLIVEDFPSEEMLDVLGIEDAYELTGLYTGNPAGLESVTGDLPPMIHLFRRAILDEWADGGVTLTDLVCHILIHEAGHHFGLSDEDMEWLEAELKKP